The following are from one region of the Lentimicrobium sp. L6 genome:
- a CDS encoding DNA topoisomerase 3 yields the protein MKLCVAEKPSVAKEIAKIVGAKTRHDGYFEGNGYWVSWTFGHLCTLKTPDDYDPRLKWWKLHNLPIIPQKFSIKLIDNPGSQKQFHILESLIQNEKCTEIINCGDAAQEGELIQRWVYHKAGNKNPVKRLWISSLTEEAIREGFQHLQEEDKYQHLYEAGSARAIGDWLLGINASRLYTLKYGTGKNVLSIGRVQTPTLAMIVQRHLEIVNFIPKDFWEVKTKYREVMFSYEKGRFFAPEKAEEMMEKIKEDLFTIVSFEKKKGKEFAPRLFDLTSLQVEGNKRFNLTADETLKTVQQLYEKKLVSYPRVDTTYLPDDQYPKIAGILKGLNDYSSLTQSVLEKKIPKTKRVFDNSKVTDHHAIIPTGIRANNMTGVERDVYDAITRRFIANFYPDCIISNTKVVGETAGYPFKATGKEILTPGWRIVFGKEENEDDKGQLMPTFEKGEQGPHEPAMEKKQTQPPKYFTEATLLRAMETAGKQVDDEKLREVMKSNGIGRPSTRANIIETLFRRRYMTRKRKALHPTETGIELIGSIQNELLKSAELTGQWELKLSQIERGKYDVKLFLSEMKEMVSQIVDEVKKESAKKITYQEEEETKKTKKANPPPKTKKAKPINKPEDISKLVCPKCNSGKILKGKAAFGCSNWKTGCDFKITFEELKSKYKSEYISSSVLKKWKA from the coding sequence ATGAAACTTTGTGTAGCCGAAAAACCGAGTGTGGCCAAAGAAATAGCCAAAATAGTGGGTGCTAAAACCCGCCACGATGGATATTTTGAAGGTAATGGTTATTGGGTAAGTTGGACTTTTGGGCATTTATGCACCTTAAAAACTCCCGATGACTACGACCCACGGCTAAAATGGTGGAAGCTTCATAATTTACCTATCATTCCTCAAAAGTTCAGCATTAAACTCATTGATAATCCTGGAAGTCAGAAGCAATTTCATATTTTAGAATCTCTTATTCAAAACGAGAAATGCACTGAAATCATTAACTGTGGTGATGCCGCCCAAGAAGGAGAATTGATCCAACGCTGGGTATATCATAAAGCTGGAAATAAAAATCCTGTGAAGCGATTATGGATTTCTTCATTAACGGAGGAGGCCATTAGAGAAGGATTTCAACATCTACAAGAAGAAGACAAGTATCAACATTTATACGAAGCTGGGAGCGCACGAGCTATTGGAGATTGGTTACTAGGCATCAATGCCAGTAGGCTTTATACCTTAAAGTATGGTACTGGCAAAAATGTATTGAGTATTGGAAGAGTTCAAACACCTACCCTCGCGATGATCGTTCAGCGTCATCTCGAAATTGTCAATTTCATTCCCAAAGATTTCTGGGAAGTAAAAACAAAATACCGTGAGGTCATGTTCTCTTATGAAAAGGGAAGGTTTTTTGCTCCAGAAAAAGCCGAGGAGATGATGGAAAAAATCAAAGAGGATTTATTCACCATTGTCAGTTTCGAAAAAAAGAAAGGCAAAGAATTTGCTCCCAGACTTTTTGATTTAACTAGCTTACAGGTAGAAGGAAATAAGAGATTTAACCTCACTGCGGACGAAACACTAAAAACAGTGCAGCAATTATATGAGAAAAAATTGGTGAGTTATCCTCGTGTGGACACCACCTATCTTCCAGATGATCAGTATCCTAAAATTGCTGGTATTCTGAAAGGACTCAACGATTATTCTTCTTTAACACAAAGTGTTTTAGAGAAAAAGATACCAAAGACCAAAAGAGTATTTGACAATTCAAAAGTTACCGATCACCATGCTATTATTCCAACAGGAATAAGAGCTAATAATATGACTGGAGTGGAGCGTGATGTATACGATGCCATTACCCGCCGATTTATCGCCAATTTCTATCCTGATTGTATTATTTCAAATACCAAAGTTGTTGGAGAAACTGCTGGCTATCCTTTTAAAGCTACAGGAAAAGAAATACTCACTCCTGGATGGAGAATCGTTTTTGGTAAAGAAGAAAATGAGGATGACAAAGGACAGCTAATGCCAACTTTTGAAAAAGGAGAGCAAGGTCCTCATGAACCAGCCATGGAAAAAAAGCAAACGCAACCACCCAAATATTTTACAGAGGCCACCTTGTTAAGAGCCATGGAAACCGCAGGTAAACAAGTAGACGATGAGAAGCTCAGGGAGGTCATGAAATCCAATGGAATTGGTCGTCCTTCTACACGAGCCAACATCATAGAAACCTTGTTTCGCAGACGATACATGACCCGAAAACGAAAGGCCTTACACCCTACCGAGACAGGAATTGAGCTCATTGGCTCTATACAAAACGAACTGCTTAAATCCGCTGAATTAACTGGCCAATGGGAATTGAAGCTCAGCCAGATTGAAAGAGGGAAATATGATGTAAAGCTCTTCTTGAGTGAGATGAAAGAAATGGTGAGTCAAATAGTAGATGAGGTGAAAAAAGAATCCGCCAAGAAAATCACTTATCAGGAGGAAGAGGAAACTAAAAAGACTAAAAAAGCCAACCCTCCTCCTAAAACTAAAAAGGCTAAACCTATAAATAAGCCCGAAGACATAAGCAAACTAGTTTGTCCAAAATGTAATTCTGGAAAGATCCTCAAAGGGAAAGCTGCCTTTGGATGCAGCAATTGGAAAACTGGATGTGACTTCAAAATCACCTTTGAAGAACTTAAAAGTAAATATAAAAGTGAGTATATAAGCTCTTCAGTTCTTAAGAAATGGAAAGCTTAA
- a CDS encoding AAA family ATPase: protein MVKKILITGPESTGKSTLVQALAEYFKAQYVSEYAREYLEKLDRPYNENDLLEIAKGQIQLEDANLERDSLLFIDTDLTVMHIWSEEKFGRTSDWVLQEVRSRTYDLYLVPDIDLEWTYDPQRENPNDRERLMKLYQKSFDERGIKYHMINGQGEQRFQNAIEIVERFLNGMNQ, encoded by the coding sequence ATGGTAAAGAAAATCCTTATTACTGGGCCTGAAAGTACAGGGAAATCAACGCTGGTTCAGGCATTAGCTGAATACTTTAAAGCCCAATATGTTTCTGAATATGCTCGTGAATATCTCGAAAAGCTAGACCGACCATATAACGAAAATGATTTGCTTGAAATTGCTAAGGGGCAGATACAATTAGAGGATGCCAATTTAGAAAGAGATTCTCTTTTATTTATTGATACCGATCTTACGGTCATGCATATTTGGAGTGAAGAGAAATTTGGCAGGACGAGTGATTGGGTATTGCAAGAAGTGAGATCCAGAACTTACGATTTATACTTGGTTCCAGATATCGATCTAGAATGGACCTACGATCCACAAAGAGAAAACCCGAATGATAGAGAGCGATTAATGAAACTATATCAGAAATCATTTGATGAAAGAGGAATTAAATATCATATGATTAATGGACAGGGCGAACAGCGTTTTCAGAATGCCATTGAGATTGTGGAACGCTTTTTGAATGGAATGAATCAATGA
- a CDS encoding outer membrane beta-barrel protein, whose translation MKRFLTIMLLLALVIPASYAQKGLNVGGNFMYLSSFMVNQNTWGNGHEYDFAATSNTSFGLDLGYNFNDNIGIYSGYWMMNLGQNYTDEYKDFEETTSSSFERNLLFKYNVIPVMLKFTGTETRVNFMGGFGILFAMMKDAEQTWTKNGSPYTQYHEEDEFEITAKDVTDRYEKNDIILNLELGARIVIIENLYVDATLNFGYGLKDINAADWQIPNNDGVYSASHNAYAGFKVGVAYVLFGD comes from the coding sequence ATGAAACGCTTTTTAACAATCATGCTATTATTAGCACTGGTTATTCCTGCCAGTTATGCACAAAAAGGACTTAATGTAGGTGGTAACTTTATGTACCTTTCTTCTTTCATGGTGAATCAAAATACTTGGGGTAATGGTCACGAATATGACTTTGCTGCAACTTCAAACACCTCTTTTGGTTTAGACCTTGGATATAATTTCAATGACAACATTGGCATATATTCTGGATATTGGATGATGAATCTAGGTCAGAACTATACCGATGAGTATAAAGACTTTGAAGAAACTACTTCATCATCTTTTGAAAGAAATCTACTATTCAAGTATAATGTGATTCCAGTCATGTTAAAATTCACTGGTACTGAAACTAGAGTTAATTTCATGGGTGGGTTTGGGATTTTATTTGCTATGATGAAAGACGCAGAGCAAACTTGGACGAAAAACGGAAGTCCATATACTCAATACCATGAAGAGGATGAATTCGAAATTACAGCCAAAGATGTAACCGATCGTTATGAGAAAAACGACATCATTTTAAACTTAGAGCTTGGTGCTAGAATTGTCATTATTGAGAATTTATATGTTGATGCGACTTTAAACTTTGGTTATGGTCTTAAAGACATTAATGCAGCAGATTGGCAAATACCAAATAACGATGGTGTTTATTCTGCTTCTCACAATGCCTATGCTGGTTTTAAGGTGGGTGTAGCTTATGTTCTTTTCGGAGACTAA
- the gdhA gene encoding NADP-specific glutamate dehydrogenase, translating into MDMANVMEQKVQDFMAKVIASNPGEVEFHQAVHEVVESLIPFVEENPQYKDAKILERMVEPERVILFRVPWLNDKGGVEINKGYRIEMNSAIGPYKGGLRFHPTVNLGILKFLAFEQVLKNSLTTLPMGGGKGGSDFDPKGKSDNEVMRFAQSFMTELQRHIGPNTDVPAGDIGVGGREIGYMYGQYKRIRNEFTGVLTGKGLGWGGSLIRPEATGYGAVYFAREMLATRKETFTGKVVCISGSGNVAQYATEKVTELGGKVVTLSDSAGFIYDPAGIDAEKLAFVMELKNVKRGRIKEYAEKFGCEYHEGQRPWIIKCDVALPCATQNEINGEEAQTLVDNGCYCISEGANMPSTPDAITVYIDSKILYGPGKAANAGGVAVSGLEMTQNSQRLAWTREEVDAKLDSIMIDIHENCVKWGTEGEFINYVNGANIAGFVKVADAMLAQGVV; encoded by the coding sequence ATTGATATGGCTAATGTAATGGAACAAAAAGTTCAAGATTTTATGGCAAAAGTTATTGCTTCTAACCCAGGTGAAGTTGAATTCCACCAGGCAGTTCATGAAGTAGTAGAATCTTTAATTCCTTTCGTAGAAGAGAATCCTCAGTATAAAGATGCTAAGATTCTTGAAAGAATGGTTGAGCCAGAAAGAGTAATTCTTTTCCGTGTGCCTTGGTTAAATGACAAAGGTGGTGTTGAAATCAACAAAGGATATAGAATTGAGATGAATTCCGCTATCGGACCTTACAAAGGTGGTCTTCGTTTCCATCCAACTGTAAATCTTGGTATCTTAAAATTCTTAGCTTTTGAGCAAGTACTTAAAAATAGTTTAACTACTCTTCCAATGGGTGGTGGTAAAGGTGGATCTGATTTTGATCCTAAAGGAAAATCTGATAATGAAGTGATGCGTTTCGCTCAAAGCTTCATGACAGAATTACAACGTCATATTGGTCCTAACACTGATGTACCTGCTGGTGATATCGGAGTTGGTGGTCGTGAGATTGGATATATGTATGGCCAATATAAGAGAATTCGTAACGAATTTACTGGTGTTTTAACTGGTAAAGGCCTAGGTTGGGGTGGTTCTTTAATCCGTCCTGAAGCTACTGGTTACGGTGCTGTTTATTTTGCAAGAGAAATGCTCGCCACAAGAAAAGAAACTTTCACTGGTAAAGTAGTTTGTATTTCTGGTTCTGGTAACGTTGCTCAATATGCTACTGAAAAAGTTACTGAATTAGGTGGAAAAGTAGTTACACTTTCTGATTCTGCAGGTTTCATTTATGATCCAGCTGGTATCGATGCTGAGAAATTAGCTTTCGTTATGGAATTGAAGAATGTGAAGCGTGGCCGTATCAAAGAGTATGCTGAAAAATTCGGTTGTGAATATCACGAAGGACAACGTCCTTGGATTATCAAGTGTGATGTAGCTCTTCCTTGTGCTACTCAAAATGAAATTAATGGTGAAGAAGCTCAAACTTTAGTTGATAATGGTTGTTACTGTATCTCTGAAGGAGCAAATATGCCTTCTACACCAGATGCTATCACCGTTTATATTGACTCTAAGATTCTTTACGGTCCTGGTAAAGCTGCTAATGCAGGTGGTGTTGCTGTTTCTGGTTTAGAAATGACACAAAACTCTCAGCGTTTAGCTTGGACAAGAGAAGAAGTTGATGCAAAATTAGACTCTATTATGATTGACATTCACGAGAACTGCGTTAAGTGGGGAACTGAAGGTGAATTCATCAATTATGTAAATGGTGCAAACATTGCTGGTTTCGTTAAAGTTGCCGATGCTATGTTAGCTCAAGGAGTTGTATAA
- a CDS encoding sigma-54 dependent transcriptional regulator, whose translation MAKILVIDDERSIRNTIKEILEYEKHQVLLAVDGSEGLSLMEQTAFDVVLCDIKMPEMDGMEVLEKAMKITDSPIIMISGHGNIDIAVEAIKMGAFDYIAKPLDLNRLLVTIRNAMDKKTLVAETKTLRRKVAKKYTMIGESKPMLHLKEMIDKVAPTNARVLITGENGTGKELVARALFEGSDRTKKPFIEVNCAAIPSELIESQLFGHEKGSFTSAIKQRKGDFELAHGGTLFLDEIGDMSLSAQAKVLRALQENKITRVGGEKEISVDVRIIAATNKNLKEEIAKGNFREDLYHRLSVILLEVASLKDRKEDIPHLVAHFLQQSSESQGKKAPEISEEAIKALKELDWSGNIRELRNVVERLVILSDEKIEAADVKQYVF comes from the coding sequence ATGGCAAAGATATTAGTAATAGACGACGAGAGAAGCATCAGAAACACCATCAAGGAAATTCTAGAGTATGAAAAGCACCAAGTGCTTTTGGCTGTAGATGGGAGCGAAGGTTTGAGTTTGATGGAACAGACCGCTTTCGATGTGGTACTCTGCGATATTAAAATGCCCGAAATGGATGGCATGGAAGTATTGGAAAAAGCCATGAAGATTACTGATAGTCCAATTATTATGATTTCTGGTCATGGAAATATCGATATTGCGGTGGAGGCTATTAAAATGGGAGCATTCGATTATATTGCTAAGCCTTTGGATTTAAACCGCCTTTTGGTGACCATTAGAAATGCCATGGACAAGAAAACCTTAGTCGCTGAAACCAAAACGCTAAGAAGAAAAGTAGCTAAAAAATATACCATGATTGGGGAGTCTAAACCCATGCTGCATTTAAAAGAAATGATAGATAAAGTGGCACCAACCAATGCTCGTGTTCTAATTACCGGAGAAAATGGAACGGGAAAAGAATTGGTAGCACGAGCCTTATTTGAAGGTAGTGATAGAACCAAAAAGCCATTTATTGAAGTCAATTGTGCAGCCATACCATCTGAGTTGATCGAGAGTCAGTTATTTGGACACGAAAAAGGGAGTTTTACGTCTGCAATTAAGCAGCGTAAAGGTGATTTTGAATTGGCCCATGGCGGAACATTATTCCTCGATGAGATTGGTGATATGAGTTTGTCAGCACAAGCTAAAGTTTTGCGGGCACTGCAAGAAAATAAGATTACTAGAGTAGGAGGGGAGAAAGAGATTTCTGTGGATGTTAGAATTATTGCGGCCACCAATAAAAACCTGAAAGAGGAAATAGCAAAAGGAAATTTCCGTGAGGATTTATACCATAGATTGAGTGTAATCTTATTAGAAGTTGCTTCTTTAAAAGATAGGAAAGAAGATATTCCTCATCTGGTAGCGCACTTTTTACAGCAGAGTAGTGAGTCCCAAGGAAAGAAAGCTCCAGAAATTTCTGAGGAGGCTATTAAGGCGCTCAAAGAGCTCGATTGGTCTGGTAATATCAGAGAGTTGCGTAATGTGGTAGAAAGGCTCGTGATATTGTCTGACGAGAAGATTGAGGCTGCTGATGTGAAGCAGTATGTTTTTTAA